From Actinopolymorpha cephalotaxi, one genomic window encodes:
- a CDS encoding glycosyltransferase family protein: protein MFVFLQHGLSIPSWRRSKDDAQLNSPTPYGYGAAGAVVDLTWSEDADEGRVSRFVRLGSRRVLGFDFVHAWRNRRGLSRAEVVWTHTERESLAALMLLRLLRNRSTRVIAQTVWLWDNWQTIRGFRRRLYLSLLRDAAVEVTLSTLNRDAARAARGTDEVLCLPFGAAVNESTLERALRTVAPGAGGGVLAMGRDRHRDWSTLHAAARLLPDIDFWVATVDAAYPTHDAPPNVRIEPIGSLDEVYRAYAEAAVVVIPLVPNLHASGCTVALETQHVGSSLVTTDVGGLGLYLVGSRVAQYETGNAAALADAILAEYDRAADGPDPDGLKQIRAQGLTSDDYVARYVILTRALLAGAPLPYEVEATVSVRDILTP from the coding sequence GTGTTCGTCTTCCTTCAGCACGGGCTGTCGATTCCGTCATGGCGTCGTTCGAAGGACGACGCGCAGCTGAACAGCCCGACGCCCTACGGCTATGGCGCAGCCGGCGCGGTCGTCGACCTGACCTGGTCGGAGGACGCCGACGAAGGGCGCGTCTCCCGTTTCGTCCGCCTCGGTTCCCGGCGCGTCCTGGGGTTCGATTTCGTGCACGCCTGGCGCAACCGCCGTGGACTCTCGCGCGCCGAGGTCGTGTGGACGCACACGGAGCGGGAGTCGCTCGCGGCGCTGATGCTGCTGCGCCTGCTGCGCAATCGATCCACGCGGGTCATCGCGCAGACGGTCTGGCTCTGGGACAACTGGCAGACCATCCGAGGCTTCCGCCGTCGCCTCTACCTCAGTCTGTTGCGGGATGCCGCGGTGGAGGTGACGCTCAGTACGCTCAACCGTGACGCGGCGCGGGCGGCCAGGGGAACCGACGAGGTGCTCTGTCTGCCGTTCGGAGCCGCCGTCAACGAGTCCACGCTGGAAAGGGCCCTTCGGACGGTCGCGCCCGGTGCCGGTGGCGGGGTTCTCGCGATGGGAAGGGATCGGCACCGGGACTGGTCCACCCTCCATGCGGCGGCACGGTTGCTGCCTGACATCGACTTCTGGGTGGCGACAGTGGATGCGGCGTACCCGACCCACGACGCGCCCCCGAACGTTCGCATCGAGCCGATCGGGTCCCTCGATGAGGTGTACCGTGCCTACGCCGAGGCGGCCGTCGTCGTGATCCCCCTCGTGCCCAATCTGCACGCGTCGGGGTGCACGGTGGCGCTGGAGACTCAGCATGTCGGCTCCTCGTTGGTCACGACCGATGTCGGCGGCCTGGGGCTCTACCTCGTCGGAAGCCGGGTGGCGCAGTACGAGACGGGAAACGCGGCCGCGCTCGCCGACGCGATCCTCGCGGAGTACGACCGCGCCGCGGACGGCCCCGATCCGGACGGGCTGAAGCAGATACGCGCTCAGGGCCTCACGTCCGACGACTACGTCGCCCGCTACGTGATCCTCACCCGAGCGCTCCTCGCCGGCGCACCGCTCCCGTATGAGGTCGAGGCGACCGTGTCCGTCCGCGACATCCTCACACCTTGA